The Methanocella sp. genome window below encodes:
- the argC gene encoding N-acetyl-gamma-glutamyl-phosphate reductase, producing the protein MLRVGIIGGTGYVGGELLRLLCVHPKAEVTVVTSRSHVGKPVDAMHPNLKGLLDLKFEDVDPATIAHECDLVFTAVPHGAAMNVVPGLVDAGLKVIDMSADYRLPAEVFEAVYNKRHSDPRPTVYGLPELHPEEIRNATVVGNPGCYPTGAILAGAPLVAAGFVDRIVFDSKSGISGAGQEPSETTHYPNVAENVRAYNLTTHRHKAEIEQELGALNDKAKVHFTPHVVPATRGILTTAHALVNKPLTDDEVRGIYEEFYAGKPFIRMSKPSLANVRGSNFCDIAFEIEKDTDRIVIVSAIDNMVKGSAGEAIQNMNLMYGFDERTGIWMSGLPP; encoded by the coding sequence ATGTTACGAGTCGGAATAATCGGCGGCACCGGCTATGTCGGTGGCGAGCTTCTACGGCTTTTGTGCGTTCACCCAAAGGCCGAGGTGACCGTGGTCACGTCCAGGAGCCACGTGGGAAAGCCCGTTGACGCGATGCACCCCAACCTCAAGGGCCTGCTCGACCTCAAGTTCGAGGACGTGGACCCGGCGACCATAGCGCACGAATGCGACCTGGTCTTTACGGCGGTACCCCACGGGGCCGCGATGAACGTGGTGCCGGGCCTCGTCGACGCGGGGCTGAAGGTCATAGACATGAGCGCGGACTACCGGCTGCCGGCCGAGGTGTTCGAGGCCGTCTACAATAAGAGGCACTCCGACCCCAGGCCGACGGTCTATGGCCTGCCAGAGCTACATCCTGAAGAGATCAGGAACGCAACAGTCGTCGGCAACCCCGGATGCTACCCGACTGGAGCGATATTGGCGGGAGCACCGCTGGTCGCCGCCGGCTTCGTGGACCGGATCGTGTTCGACTCCAAGTCGGGCATTTCGGGCGCAGGACAGGAGCCCAGCGAAACTACGCACTACCCGAATGTCGCCGAGAACGTCCGCGCGTACAACCTGACCACGCACCGCCACAAGGCGGAGATCGAGCAGGAGCTGGGCGCCCTGAACGATAAGGCGAAGGTCCACTTCACGCCGCATGTCGTCCCCGCTACCAGGGGGATATTGACGACGGCACACGCCTTGGTGAATAAGCCGTTGACAGACGATGAAGTGCGGGGCATATACGAAGAATTCTATGCCGGAAAGCCTTTCATCCGAATGAGTAAGCCTTCGCTGGCCAACGTACGCGGATCCAACTTCTGTGACATCGCGTTCGAGATCGAAAAAGATACAGACCGTATCGTCATCGTCTCCGCTATCGATAACATGGTAAAAGGCTCGGCGGGAGAGGCCATCCAGAACATGAACCTCATGTATGGCTTCGATGAGCGTACGGGAATATGGATGAGCGGACTGCCACCCTGA
- a CDS encoding adenylyltransferase/cytidyltransferase family protein — MTRVVATGTFDILHPGHVLYLSESRKLGDELYVIVARDITIKHKRKPLVPEDQRLFMVRALKCVDHAVLGSEDDMFKPIREIDPDIITIGFNQHWDEDALQKQLIGKGLKAKVVRITKCDTAPYASSSHIREKIKESDC; from the coding sequence ATGACGCGCGTCGTGGCCACGGGGACCTTCGATATCCTGCACCCCGGCCATGTACTTTATTTGAGCGAGTCCAGAAAGCTGGGCGACGAGCTCTACGTCATCGTGGCCCGGGACATCACGATTAAGCATAAGCGCAAGCCCCTTGTGCCCGAAGACCAGAGGCTCTTCATGGTGCGGGCCTTAAAGTGCGTCGACCACGCAGTACTGGGCAGCGAGGACGACATGTTCAAGCCTATCCGCGAGATAGACCCGGACATTATCACGATCGGCTTTAACCAGCACTGGGACGAGGACGCGCTCCAGAAACAGCTCATAGGCAAGGGTCTGAAAGCGAAGGTGGTGCGGATCACGAAGTGCGATACGGCGCCCTACGCGTCCAGTAGTCATATCCGGGAAAAGATCAAGGAAAGCGATTGTTAA
- a CDS encoding CBS domain-containing protein, whose translation MKVEEVMTRDVITCKPSDPIESVVKLMSEKDISGLPVIEGNMVVGVVTEADIMRLLVVPEPFRSVWMPSPLEVLIEIPVKEILQLRHLQQSVKDVGEQNVGTIMQKDVLSVAPDDDIEDAAAEMVKHKVNRLVVLKSGKLVGIITRDDIIHGLGGTANK comes from the coding sequence ATGAAAGTCGAAGAAGTCATGACAAGGGACGTGATCACCTGCAAGCCGTCCGATCCCATCGAGAGCGTTGTGAAGCTGATGAGCGAGAAGGATATTAGCGGCCTGCCGGTGATCGAAGGGAATATGGTCGTCGGCGTCGTCACCGAGGCTGACATCATGCGCCTCCTGGTCGTGCCAGAGCCATTCCGCTCGGTGTGGATGCCCAGTCCCCTGGAAGTGCTGATCGAGATACCGGTGAAAGAGATCCTGCAGCTACGGCACCTCCAGCAATCCGTAAAAGACGTCGGCGAACAGAACGTGGGCACCATCATGCAAAAGGACGTGCTTTCTGTCGCCCCGGACGACGATATCGAAGACGCGGCCGCGGAAATGGTCAAGCATAAGGTTAATAGGCTGGTAGTCCTTAAGAGTGGAAAGCTCGTCGGCATCATCACTCGCGACGATATCATCCATGGGCTCGGAGGAACTGCTAACAAATGA
- a CDS encoding Mov34/MPN/PAD-1 family protein: MAMRKNVTGIARDALEFILAASKSTHPHEFAGLLRSDGRLISEIVLVPGTTSDEGSAHMLLSMMPIDTSIVGSVHSHPVPDLRFSKADIDMFGAKGYYNIIVAYPYTEKDWVCYNPAGERLSLPVVETGK; encoded by the coding sequence ATGGCCATGAGAAAAAACGTTACCGGCATTGCCCGGGACGCTCTAGAGTTCATCCTGGCGGCGAGCAAGTCCACCCATCCCCATGAGTTCGCGGGATTACTGCGCTCGGACGGCCGCCTTATCTCCGAGATAGTCCTGGTGCCCGGCACCACGTCCGACGAGGGCTCGGCGCACATGCTCCTGAGCATGATGCCCATCGACACGTCCATCGTCGGCTCTGTCCATAGCCATCCCGTTCCGGACCTCCGGTTCTCCAAGGCGGACATCGACATGTTCGGCGCTAAAGGCTATTATAATATTATCGTCGCTTACCCTTACACGGAAAAAGACTGGGTCTGCTACAACCCCGCCGGAGAGCGGTTGAGCCTGCCCGTCGTGGAGACCGGAAAATGA
- the argJ gene encoding bifunctional ornithine acetyltransferase/N-acetylglutamate synthase yields the protein MKTIEGGICAVKGVRAYGIKDGKMGLAIMQAKGPAAAVFTLNKVRAAPVLVTMDHVRTNGALFNGIIANSGGANAFTHEQGIHDAIAMVNLLAGRLGVSPHTIGVASTGVIGRPLNMEWIKGHFEEVFDKLGDTPEASLAANKAVMTTDLVPKSYAVEIDGSIRIGAIAKGSGMIEPNMGTMLSFIFTDADIPHETLQKCLRTAVDKSYNMVVVDGDTSTNDTVTLIATGLSGKPDMKKFQEGLEKVCIEIAKQVARDGEGATKLIEATVEGARTVKEARKGAKAIVRSPLFKAAVYGTDPNWGRAVCAVGYSSCDVDPAKVTLIFSNGKDSVALVDHGMPKSGEAILARAKAIMSGDTLFVTAKLGLGKAKATAWGCDLTHKYVDINASYTT from the coding sequence ATGAAGACCATCGAGGGCGGCATCTGCGCCGTGAAGGGTGTCAGGGCGTACGGCATCAAGGACGGAAAGATGGGCCTGGCCATCATGCAGGCGAAGGGCCCGGCGGCTGCCGTGTTCACGCTGAACAAGGTGAGGGCGGCCCCGGTGCTCGTCACGATGGACCACGTCCGGACGAACGGCGCGCTTTTCAACGGCATCATCGCCAACAGCGGCGGCGCCAACGCATTCACCCACGAACAGGGCATCCATGACGCCATCGCCATGGTGAATTTGCTCGCCGGTCGCCTTGGGGTAAGCCCGCATACCATCGGTGTCGCCTCCACGGGCGTCATCGGCCGGCCTTTGAATATGGAATGGATCAAAGGGCACTTCGAAGAAGTCTTCGATAAGCTGGGAGATACGCCCGAAGCCAGCCTGGCCGCCAACAAGGCCGTCATGACCACGGACCTGGTGCCCAAGTCATATGCAGTAGAGATAGACGGCAGCATCCGCATAGGCGCTATCGCCAAGGGCTCAGGCATGATCGAGCCCAACATGGGCACCATGCTCTCGTTCATTTTTACCGATGCGGATATACCCCACGAGACACTGCAAAAGTGCCTGAGGACGGCCGTGGATAAGAGCTATAACATGGTCGTCGTGGATGGCGATACGAGCACCAACGACACCGTTACTCTAATTGCAACAGGCCTGTCCGGTAAGCCTGACATGAAAAAGTTTCAGGAGGGGCTGGAAAAGGTCTGCATTGAGATCGCCAAACAGGTCGCCAGGGATGGCGAAGGTGCCACGAAGCTCATCGAGGCGACCGTCGAGGGCGCAAGGACCGTGAAGGAAGCCAGAAAAGGAGCCAAAGCCATCGTGCGCTCTCCCTTATTCAAGGCGGCAGTCTATGGCACAGACCCCAACTGGGGTAGGGCCGTGTGCGCCGTCGGCTACTCATCCTGCGACGTCGACCCTGCCAAAGTCACTCTCATATTTTCAAACGGTAAGGATTCCGTGGCTCTGGTCGATCATGGCATGCCGAAAAGCGGCGAGGCGATCCTGGCCAGGGCCAAGGCAATCATGAGCGGCGATACGCTCTTCGTGACCGCAAAGCTCGGCCTGGGCAAGGCGAAGGCGACGGCCTGGGGCTGCGACCTCACGCATAAGTACGTCGACATTAACGCCTCCTATACGACTTAA